The sequence TCGCGTCGCTTTTTAGACTCTGGATGACCAATGAGCCTGGCCATCATCAAATCGGCGAGTGGAATGTCGATAACAGGCTGATTGTCTACCGTATAAACGGAGCTGATGGCTCGCCGTATATCCTCATCATGTGCATGCTCAATACCAAGCCCTTGACCATTTTTAGCTATCGTCAATTCTTTTTTTAAAAAAGCGTGCTTGACGCCTGGGACACGCTCTTCAATGATGGCGCGGATGCGTCTGCCTGGGAAGTCAGGGTCAGTAAAAACAATTACCCCACGCGTTTCTAATGCGTGCTGAATACGTACAAGTGTCTTGTCGTCAATAGCCGATCCATTTGTTTCAATCGTATCGGCACCTGTCGCACGTTTGACGGCCACTGTATCCGATTTCCCTTCCACAACAATAATCTCTTTTATGTTCACAAAAATCCTCTTTCCTCATTGCGTTCTTTCTTTAATTCTACTCTGTGGCTAGGCTGTTGTACAGAAAGGTATAGCTTGCTTCAACAGAAGCAGGCTATAGTCAATTACGCCTTGGCGTAATTGCGTCCAAATTTTGAATTGCGCTTGAGGCCTACAGGATGTAAGTCATGCAGTCGTTGCGACAGGACGTCGCGAACTTAGACTGCCTTCATTAACTCCCCTCAAAATTTGTGACATCCGCCGGAGGCGCGTTATACCACTGCTTCGACGGAAGCAGTGGTATAACGCAATAATCCGTAGGACCAATTGCAGTCCTACGGATTATTTGTCAATCAATGACTTTCATTTTCACTTGGCGTCGCCCAAATTTATAGGCAGCATTTTTCGTCGGAACATGAAGATCAATCTTCATTCCTTTAATAGCACCGCCTGTATCTCCAGCAATCGCATAGCCATACCCTTCCACCCATACTTTAGAACCGAGTGGAATAATACTTGGATCGACCGCAATGACTTTCGCGTCCGGGTTGGAACGCAAATTAATACCTGTTTTTGTAACGCCTGAGCAGCCGTTACAATACGCCGTATATGCCGTAGCCGTTACATAAAACTCCTTACCACCTGAAGGCGATGCAGAATTATTACGAGATACGCCTACACCAGACGTTTTCGTTGATGCACTTGCAACCATCACTTTCGAACCAACCGCAACAATTTTCTTTTGTGGTTCTGCAATGACTTTTTCTGCCAACAGCTTACGGGAAACTTCCTTACCGTTTTCTTTCACAATTTCGAACTCCCGTGAAACCGTCCCTTTCTTTCCTTCTTGGACAATTTTTTCGCGTCCTTTTAGCAAAGATGGGTCGTTGCGTGTTTCAACTGCAAAGCTCGCTGGTTCTTCCACTACATCGGTGACCTTTTCCACTCGTACGACCTCTACTACAGAACCAGGCTTTAGATATCCATCTGCCTTTCTATTTAGCCGGTCGTCTTCATTCAGTTGAATGTTCTCTCTCTTTAAAAAGTCAGCGACCGTAGTCGAAGTGGACCAGACGTTTTTCTCTTCTCCCCCGTCACTCAACGTTACCTCGAACGCTTTTTGAACGGTAATACGATTATCTTTTTCAAGTTGCCCCGACAAGCCAGGATGTACATCGTCATATTCGGTAATCTCAATACCGGCTATCGCCAACACCTCTTCTACCGTACTACTCGTTGTCCAAATAGATGTATGCTCCTGATCAACCTGTATTGCAACTTGTTTCGACTGTTCCCACCTAATCGATAGACCGTCTTCGATAGGTGTATTCACTGAGGGTGTTACTAAATCATGCTCGGTTACTTCGATTTCTTGTTCAGAAAGAAGGTTACCTACTGTATGTGCGTGCGTCTTGATTTTAAGTTCTTCACCGTTCACTTGTAACGTGATCGATTTTTGTGTCCCTTCAAACAGGACAAGTGTTGTAATAGCAACAAATAGTGTAAGTGATACGACGGTTACGGCTATTTGTTTACTCCTCAATGACTGAAAGAACAGGTTTTCCATGAACCATTTTGACATGAAAAAAACTCCTCCTTTATCACTCGGCTGATTATAAAGGTTACTTTCACAAGTGTCAACCCATCCGAACTCAATACAGAAAGAAAACAAGAAGCCTCCCATATGCAAAGTATGGAAGACTTCTTGGTATTTTATTCATCCCATGTTAAATAATTTTACTGCATTCTCAGTTGTCCTTTGTGCAACTTCTTCCACCGGTAAACCCTTTAACCGCGCGATTTCCTCAGCTACTAGTGTCACCCAAGCTGGCTCATTACGCTTGCCTCGATAAGGATGCGGTGCTAAGTAAGGCGCATCTGTTTCAATCAATAAATGATCGAGTGAAATATCGGTTGCAACTTCTTTTGGCATCCTCGCATTTTTAAACGTAACAGGCCCTCCAAGTGAAATCATAAAATTCATGGCAATGCATTCTTTAGCTGTTTCCACACTTCCACCGAAACAGTGCATAATGCCTCCTGTTTTCTCAGCCGCTTCCTCTCTCAAAATACGAACAACATCCGCTGTCGCATCCCGATTATGAATAATGATAGGAAGATTTACTTTCTGTGCAAGTCGAATCTGCTTTCTGAACAACTCCTGCTGAACATCCTTGGGGGATTTATCCCAATAATAATCAAGTCCTGTCTCACCTATTCCAACGACCTTTGGATGCGCAGCCAGTGATTCAATCCACGCTAAGTCTTCCTCTGCACAGTCAACTGCATCAACAGGGTGCCACCCGACGACCGCGTAAATGAATGCATGCTGCTCCGCCAGCTCCATCGCCCTGATAATCGTCTTTCGGTCGAATCCAACAACTACCATCTTTTCCACACCCGCCTCAAGGGCACGTCCGATAACTTCATCTATATCTTCTTCGTATTGGTCCGCATTTAAATGGACATGTGTATCGATAAACATCAATTTTCCGCCTCACTATCTATTTATTAATAAAGAAAAACGGCGTTTCCATGAGGGACGCCGTCTCTATTTTTTGTTTGTCTAATCTCCAGCCACTTTTTTACTTCACTTGCGCACCATTCTCCAAAGCTTGGTCGACAGATGCCAATTTCAAAATACCATCGGATTTCCCTGCCAAAATCATGCCTTGGGATAATTCTCCGCGTAATTTTACTGGTTTCAAGTTAGCCACGACAATGACTTTTTCACCAATCAATGCCTGAGGCTCGTAATGTTCTGCAATTCCTGATACTACTTGACGTTGTTCGTAACCCAAATCTAATTGTAGCTTTAACAATTTGTCAGCTTTCGGAATTTTTTCGCAAGCAATTACAGTTGCGACACGTAAATCGACTTTCATGAAGTCTTCAAATGTAATTTCATCGACTTCAGCGATTTCCTCTTCAACCTTTTCCGCTGGAGCCGAAATAGCCATTTGATCACGAATATAAACAATTTCGACCTCTGAATCTAGACGCGGGAAAATTGGAACCCCTTTGTCTACCACTTTCGTACCTGCTGGAATGGCATCGAAGTTGCCAAGCGTATCCCAAGCAAGTAGTGATTCGTCCAAACCAAGCTGCGACACAATCTTTTTCGGCGATTCTGTCATAAACGGCTGCAATAGCACGGCGATATGTCGAAGCGATGACGCCAAATGCATCATCACAGACGCTAGCTTGCCCTTATCCGCCTCCTCTTTCGCTAGTACCCACGGAGATGTTTCATCGATATATTTGTTCGTACGTGAGACAAGCGCCCACAAATCGGACAGCACAGTGCTAAACTGCATATCTTCCATCGAAGCTTCGTACTTGTCCACCGTTTTCGTGATAAAATCCGTCAAGCTTGTATCGAATTCTGTTGCAACAAGCCCCTCTGTCGGAATATCTCCATCGAAGTATTTATTAATCATCGAAATGGTTCGGTTCAATAAGTTACCTAAATCATTGGCCAGATCATAATTCGTTCGTTCAATGAAGGATTCTGGTGAAAAGACACCATCTTGCCCAAATGGTAACTCTCGAAGAAGGAAATAACGTGTTGCATCCAAACCATATCGTTCGACAAGCATTTCAGGATAGACAACATTTCCTTTTGACTTCGACATTTTGCCATCCTTCATCATAATAAAGCCATGTGCGAACACTTTTTTCGGCAACGGTAAATCTAATGCCATTAAGAATATCGGCCAGTAAATGGTATGGAAACGGACAATATCTTTCCCCACGACATGGACATCCGCCGGCCAATACTTATTGAACAACGAATCGTCTTTAGACTGATAGCCAAGTGCAGTAATATAGTTCGTCAAAGCGTCAACCCATACATAAATAACATGCTTCGGATCACCCGGCACTTTAATGCCCCAATCAAATGACATACGCGAAACAGATAGATCTTCAAGACCCGGTTTAATGAAGTTATTGATCATTTCATTTTTACGCGACTCTGGTTCGATAAACTTCGGATGATCCTCGTAAAACTTCAACAATCTATCCGCATACTTCTTCATATTAAAGAAGTATGATTCTTCTTTTACTTTTTGAACAGAGCGTCCACAATCTGGACAGTTGCCATTGTCAAGCTGGCCTTCCGTGTAATACGTTTCACACGGTACGCAATACCATCCTTCATACTCTCCTTTATAAATATCACCATTGTCGAGAAATGTTTTAAAAATCTTTTCAACAATCACTTTATGTCGTTCTTCTGTCGTCTGAATGAAGTCATCATAAGAAATATCCATGATGTCCCATACTTTTTTTGCAATTTCCGCGATGCCATTGACATATTCTTGAGGTGGAAGCCCTGATTCTTCTGCTTTTTCCTGTATTTTTTGACCGTGTTCATCCATTCCTGTTAGAAAGCGAACATCGTATCCGCGAAGTCGTTTATAGCGAGCCATAGCATCCGAAGCAACGGTCGTATAAGCCGTCCCAATATGGAACTTTCCGCTCGGATAATAAATCGGTGTTGTAATATAAAATGTGTTTTTTTGATCAGCCACGAATATTCCTCCAGTGTAATTAAATATACCTTCTATTCTATCGAAAGCGCCACGCCGATACAATGATATTCCTTATAGACATCTATTTTAGGTACTAGCAAACTCACTTTTAAATAATTTCTAGCTATCAATCTAAACTAACTACTATTTTTATTATAGTTTTGAGTAAGTTGTATTGACGTTAATTGGAAGTCTTGGTATGATAAAAAGCAGACAAGAGAATTTTGTCGAATTTTGACGAAAACTAATGGAATGGAAGGAGTTCTTGTAATGAAATCTACTGGTATTGTAAGAAAAGTTGACGAACTTGGACGTGTTGTTATTCCAATCGAGTTACGCCGTACACTTGGTATTGCTCAGAAAGATGCGTTGGAAATCTACGTTGATGAAGACAAAATCATCTTGAAGAAATATATGCCTAATATGACATGCTCAATTACGGGCGATGTGTCGGACAATAACCTTCGTCTAATTGACGGAAAATTGATTTTGAGCCCTGAAGGCGCAAAACAACTTATTCAAGAAATTCAAGAAAATCTGCAAAAGTAATTTTGCAATAACAATATCCAGAGCGAATCATCGTTCTGGATATTATTTTACTTGTGAAGGGATATCTTTACACATTTTCTACATGATAGTCCTTATAGACATCTCGTCGGCTCATTCCGCGCTCTTTTGCCACTTCACGGATAGCCTCTTTTGAGCGTAGCTCTTGTTTTGCCATCACTTCAATCACGTGATCACGAACATCCAGCTCACTCCACCACACATCTAGTTGTTCTTCCAAGATACCATCGCTACCCTCAAGCACAATACAGAATTCTCCCCTTATCTCAT comes from Sporosarcina sp. FSL K6-3457 and encodes:
- a CDS encoding AbrB/MazE/SpoVT family DNA-binding domain-containing protein is translated as MKSTGIVRKVDELGRVVIPIELRRTLGIAQKDALEIYVDEDKIILKKYMPNMTCSITGDVSDNNLRLIDGKLILSPEGAKQLIQEIQENLQK
- a CDS encoding ubiquitin-like domain-containing protein, yielding MSKWFMENLFFQSLRSKQIAVTVVSLTLFVAITTLVLFEGTQKSITLQVNGEELKIKTHAHTVGNLLSEQEIEVTEHDLVTPSVNTPIEDGLSIRWEQSKQVAIQVDQEHTSIWTTSSTVEEVLAIAGIEITEYDDVHPGLSGQLEKDNRITVQKAFEVTLSDGGEEKNVWSTSTTVADFLKRENIQLNEDDRLNRKADGYLKPGSVVEVVRVEKVTDVVEEPASFAVETRNDPSLLKGREKIVQEGKKGTVSREFEIVKENGKEVSRKLLAEKVIAEPQKKIVAVGSKVMVASASTKTSGVGVSRNNSASPSGGKEFYVTATAYTAYCNGCSGVTKTGINLRSNPDAKVIAVDPSIIPLGSKVWVEGYGYAIAGDTGGAIKGMKIDLHVPTKNAAYKFGRRQVKMKVID
- a CDS encoding TatD family hydrolase; translation: MFIDTHVHLNADQYEEDIDEVIGRALEAGVEKMVVVGFDRKTIIRAMELAEQHAFIYAVVGWHPVDAVDCAEEDLAWIESLAAHPKVVGIGETGLDYYWDKSPKDVQQELFRKQIRLAQKVNLPIIIHNRDATADVVRILREEAAEKTGGIMHCFGGSVETAKECIAMNFMISLGGPVTFKNARMPKEVATDISLDHLLIETDAPYLAPHPYRGKRNEPAWVTLVAEEIARLKGLPVEEVAQRTTENAVKLFNMG
- the rnmV gene encoding ribonuclease M5; this encodes MNIKEIIVVEGKSDTVAVKRATGADTIETNGSAIDDKTLVRIQHALETRGVIVFTDPDFPGRRIRAIIEERVPGVKHAFLKKELTIAKNGQGLGIEHAHDEDIRRAISSVYTVDNQPVIDIPLADLMMARLIGHPESKKRRERLSELLQIGQVNGKGLKKRLEMFRIGHEQLAEALQVLDKEEKE
- the metG gene encoding methionine--tRNA ligase; this encodes MADQKNTFYITTPIYYPSGKFHIGTAYTTVASDAMARYKRLRGYDVRFLTGMDEHGQKIQEKAEESGLPPQEYVNGIAEIAKKVWDIMDISYDDFIQTTEERHKVIVEKIFKTFLDNGDIYKGEYEGWYCVPCETYYTEGQLDNGNCPDCGRSVQKVKEESYFFNMKKYADRLLKFYEDHPKFIEPESRKNEMINNFIKPGLEDLSVSRMSFDWGIKVPGDPKHVIYVWVDALTNYITALGYQSKDDSLFNKYWPADVHVVGKDIVRFHTIYWPIFLMALDLPLPKKVFAHGFIMMKDGKMSKSKGNVVYPEMLVERYGLDATRYFLLRELPFGQDGVFSPESFIERTNYDLANDLGNLLNRTISMINKYFDGDIPTEGLVATEFDTSLTDFITKTVDKYEASMEDMQFSTVLSDLWALVSRTNKYIDETSPWVLAKEEADKGKLASVMMHLASSLRHIAVLLQPFMTESPKKIVSQLGLDESLLAWDTLGNFDAIPAGTKVVDKGVPIFPRLDSEVEIVYIRDQMAISAPAEKVEEEIAEVDEITFEDFMKVDLRVATVIACEKIPKADKLLKLQLDLGYEQRQVVSGIAEHYEPQALIGEKVIVVANLKPVKLRGELSQGMILAGKSDGILKLASVDQALENGAQVK